The window CTCTGATCTTGCGTTCAAGGATCACTACGTCGTCGTCGGCAATTACAACGGCTTCAACATCTACGACATTGCAGATCCCACCAAGACCACACTGAAGTCCTCCGTGATGTGCCCCGGCTCGCAGGGCGATCCAACCGTCTACGGCAACCTGCTCTTCATCTCCGTGGAATCCACCAGCGCGCGCGTTGATTGCGGCACACAGGGCATTCCCCTTCCCGCTGGCTACGTTCCACCGGCACCGCCAGCACGTCCCGCAGGCGCTCCGGGTGGCGGTCGTTCGCCCCGCGCTCCTGAGCCACCCAGCAAAGATCGCTTCCGTGGCGTTCGCATCTTCGACATCAGCGACATCGCCAACCCCAAGCAGCTTCCCGGCGTACAGACCTGCCGCGGTTCACACACCAACACCCTCGTAACGGACCCCAACGACAAGGACAACGTTTACATCTACGTCGCTGGTTACGCTCCCATCCGTTCGTCTGAGGAACTGGCCGGCTGCTCTTCTGGCGGCGTAGACGATCCCAACACCGCGCTTTACACCATCGTCGTCATCCAGGTGCCGCTCGCACATCCTGATACCGCAAAGGTCATCGAAAGCCCGCGCATCTTCTCCGATCCAAACACCGGCGCCATGAACGGCCTTGCGGTCGGAAACCTGCATGGTGAAGGCGCTGCCGCACAGCCCGTAAGCGGCTGCCACGACATCACCTCCTTCCCTGAAATCGGTCTCGCTGCTGGCGCATGCACCCGCGTGGGCATCCTGCTCGACATCAAGAACCCGGCTCACCCCAAGCGTGTAGCCGCCATCTCCGATCCCAACTTCTCCTTCTGGCACTCCGCTCTCTGGAACAACGACGGCTCCAAGCTGATCTTTGACGACGAGTGGGGCGGCGGCACCCAGCCGCGTTGCCGTGCAACCGACCCCATGACCTGGGGCGCGGATTCCATCTTCACGCGCAAGGGTTCTGAACTCACCCTCGGCAGCTACTACAAGATGCCTGCACCGCAGACCGAGCTGGAGAACTGCACCGCCCACAACGGTAATCTGGTTCCCATCCCGGGCCGCGATATCGAAGTGAAGAGCTGGTACCAGGGTGGCATCTCCATCATGGACTTCACCGACGCAACGCACCCGTTTGAAATTGCCTACTTCGATCGTGGACCGCTTGACAGCGAGAAGTTCATCGACGGCGGCACATGGTCGGCCTACTGGTACAACGGCTATGTCTACGGTGCAGAAATCGCCCGTGGTCTCGACGTCTACAAGATCACGCCAACCAAGTTCGTCACGGCAAATGAAATCGCCGCAGCCGAACAGGTTCACATGACTCTTTACAACGCTCAGTTGGCGACGAAGATCATCTATCCCAAAACCTTCATCACTGCCAAGGCATACGTGGACCAGCTTGTGCGCGACAATGCGCTCACACAGGACAAGGCCACCACGCTGTTCGCAGCAATGGACAAGAAGAACACCAAGGTGCTGAAGACCTACGCAGCCACCCTCAAGAAGGACTCCGCCAAGGCATCGCCGAACACTGCAGCCCGCATGACGGCACTCGCTGAGATCCTCGCTCAGTAGCCCCACCATCATCACAAAAGGGGCGCGGCCAATCAGCCGCGCCCCTTTGCTATTCACGAATCAACAAAACACAATCACCACATCGACAGGTAGTGGCGATTACACGGCGATAGGTTGTGACTGTAGCGATAGGTTCTCGCTGTCATTCTGAGCAAAGCGAAAAATCCC of the Terriglobus sp. TAA 43 genome contains:
- a CDS encoding LVIVD repeat-containing protein, coding for MTRRTMWNTAALALAFLAGTAAVSAQVAMPAKPTVYNNPQLPNDPRVGLKGGVTDAGVAAQGMELVLNLPKPPGFAAGTTPQEKAPAPVPAAPAPLGPDGKPRVRALQLGSTNSDLAFKDHYVVVGNYNGFNIYDIADPTKTTLKSSVMCPGSQGDPTVYGNLLFISVESTSARVDCGTQGIPLPAGYVPPAPPARPAGAPGGGRSPRAPEPPSKDRFRGVRIFDISDIANPKQLPGVQTCRGSHTNTLVTDPNDKDNVYIYVAGYAPIRSSEELAGCSSGGVDDPNTALYTIVVIQVPLAHPDTAKVIESPRIFSDPNTGAMNGLAVGNLHGEGAAAQPVSGCHDITSFPEIGLAAGACTRVGILLDIKNPAHPKRVAAISDPNFSFWHSALWNNDGSKLIFDDEWGGGTQPRCRATDPMTWGADSIFTRKGSELTLGSYYKMPAPQTELENCTAHNGNLVPIPGRDIEVKSWYQGGISIMDFTDATHPFEIAYFDRGPLDSEKFIDGGTWSAYWYNGYVYGAEIARGLDVYKITPTKFVTANEIAAAEQVHMTLYNAQLATKIIYPKTFITAKAYVDQLVRDNALTQDKATTLFAAMDKKNTKVLKTYAATLKKDSAKASPNTAARMTALAEILAQ